One genomic region from Salvelinus fontinalis isolate EN_2023a chromosome 18, ASM2944872v1, whole genome shotgun sequence encodes:
- the LOC129815051 gene encoding protein snail homolog Sna-like encodes MPRSFLVKKYFANKKPNYSELECQNATSLERYPLAELPAGDNNSAATCYTTGLVWDVSFLPALYVPTSPTDASPTPGPLDLSSPSSLSSSASSSGEEDEGRTSDPPSPEPTDTYHHPQRPKRTGIKSHGALTEDERVAPVTAARPAFFCKHCPKEYTSLGALKMHIRSHTLPCVCPTCGKAFSRPWLLRGHIRTHTGERPFSCQHCNRAFADRSNLRAHLQTHAEVKKYQCGVCSRTFSRMSLLQKHSAVSCSTSSTA; translated from the exons ATGCCTCGGTCTTTCTTGGTCAAAAAGTATTTCGCCAATAAAAAACCCAACTATAGTGAACTGGAGTGTCAAAATG CCACCTCGCTGGAGAGGTACCCACTAGCTGAGCTTCCAGCAGGGGACAATAACTCAGCTGCCACCTGTTACACAACAGGACTGGTATGGGACGTGAGCTTCCTTCCAGCCCTCTATGTCCCCACATCCCCCACTGATGCCTCTCCCACCCCTGGTCCCCTGGACCTCAGCTCCCCATCTAGCCTCAGCAGCAGTGCCAGTagcagtggagaggaggatgaggggcgCACCTCTGACCCACCCAGCCCTGAGCCCACAGACACCTACCACCACCCCCAGCGCCCCAAACGCACAGGCATCAAGAGCCATGGGGCCCTGACCGAGGACGAGAGAGTGGCCCCAGTCACTGCAGCAAGGCCAGCCTTCTTCTGCAAGCACTGCCCTAAAGAGTACACCAGCCTGGGGGCTCTGAAGATGCATATCCGCTCGCACACACTACCCTGTGTCTGCCCCACCTGCGGAAAGGCCTTCTCCAGGCCCTGGCTGCTGCGCGGCCACATtcgcacacacacag GTGAGCGGCCATTCTCCTGCCAACACTGTAACCGTGCCTTCGCCGACCGCTCCAACCTGCGGGCGCACCTGCAGACCCACGCTGAGGTGAAGAAGTACCAGTGTGGCGTGTGTTCTCGTACCTTCAGCCGCATGTCCCTCCTCCAGAAACACAGCGCAGTCAGCTGCTCCACCTCCTCCACAGCATGA